In Nymphalis io chromosome 30, ilAglIoxx1.1, whole genome shotgun sequence, the genomic stretch atgtaaggcCACAGAGGTCGTGGgtccaattcccaggtcgggccaataaaaagttattggaattttccgtcagaaaattctcagtaacagcccggagtctggaagttggaagtgtgtacaatcccgtgcctcggaaagcacacaaagccgttgttcctgcgcctgaactctctccggtcgtgtcggactgccgtcccatcggattatgagagttagggaatagagagtgcacctgtgtttgcgcacacactcgtggactataatatctcctgcgcagttttctaatctctcttgagattggccgccgtgatcgaaatcggtctggaggacattattattattattatagactacatatatttttttatttgtaaacatcttagcgATTGGTATACTATAGACGCTAACTGAAACTGACAGCCCACATGTTCACACATCAATTCCCGTGAGTACCTTGGTGGGGGCATaccatatttaaagtatatagtttattatttttcctgTAAAACTGTGTAGAAATCGTTCGTCTCTCATCTTATTttggaatattaaaaacaaaacttaaaatcaaattaaatttcgtGGTCATAGTTTGCTCCTGCCGTTGGCGCTTTTGTGGTTAGTccacttttaactttattttcaattattttaaatttcaatggtTTTTATTAGCACCTAAatcatttgaattaaacaattGCTCGTGACCACGTGACACTGTAGTGTTTGAAACTTCaagaaatgattattaaatttttaaataaccctATAATTCCGTTTATGGTTGTTTAATTCGAATTTGtaacaatctttttttatatagcatagataggtggacgagcatatgggctacctgatggtaagcggtcaccaacgacatggcattgtaagaaatgttaaccatcgcttacatcatcaatgcgccaccaactttgggaactaagatgttaaatcccttgtgcttgtaattacactggctcactcacccttcaaactggaacacaacaatatcataaacaatcccgaaacctaagaaaatattacttaaatattttttgtttgcggcccgcgacaccatgGCTGACACGTGTTTGTGGCCTGTATAATGAAAAGATTGAGTATCGTTGGATTAGACCATAGGTTGAATTGTTGCCAgtgctaaaaaatattttgtttttttcagaTGCCATTAATATCGGGCAGTGCATTAAAGATGGAAGGACAGCTGACTATATACGGCTATCGAGCGGAGACGAATTTGaatcaagtatattttatttcatggtcaatttattataataaaaaaattgcttataattttatttataatctgtatccTAAAGCTATTGTGATCATTTTCCATAGACATGAAATCTATGGCAgctaatatgttatgttccttgtgcttttacttacactggcttactcaattaatgtttggcggtggaatatatgatgagtagtaCCttcccagacaggcttgcacaaagccctaccaagcaAAGCCTTTAcctcggatagcacgtaaagccgttcctCTTATGTCTGAAATAAttccaatcttttttttttttttttatagtaaaggaaggcggacgagcatatgggccacctgatggtaagtggtcaccaacgctcttagacattggcattgtaagaaatgtcatgcttacatatccaatgcgccaccaaccttgggaactaagattttatgtcccttgtgcctgtaattacactggctcactcacccttcaaaccggaacacaacaatatcaagtattgctgttttgcggtagaatatctgatgagtgggtggtacctacccagacgagcttgcacaaagccctaccaccagtaaatctacAATTAAAGTTGTGACGAAAATTTTCTTCCAGGATAAGAAATACGAAGGGCCATGCTATAGATGTGTGTTCCCGACGCCACCGCCACCAGAAGCGGTGGGGAGCTGTTCCGCCAATGGCGTCGCTGGACCCATACCTGGGGTGATCGGTAATTAATATTTGTCACACAAAACAGTTCTAAAATAcggataataaaaatactatgtcCTTTATTTCTGAAAAAATATAACCAGTGCTTACGATtccaaaaacaaacattttattttaaatccaatTAGGAAGGCGAACGTGCTATCAAATGTTAAtgtaccgcccatagacatttatgccgagatggcccagtggttcgaacgcgtgaatcttaaccgatgatcgtgggttcaaacccgggcaagcaccactgaattttcatgtgcttaatttgtgtttataattcatctcgtgcttgacggtgaaggaaaacatcgtgaggaaacctgcatgtgtctaatttcattgaaatcctgccacatgtgtattctaccaacccgcattggagcagcgtggtggaataagcttcaaaacttctcctcaaaagggagaggaggctttagcccagcagtgggacattaacaggctgttactgttacatagacattggcgctgtaagaaatattaactatcactTACACAAGCTCGAACGTAGAAATAAAAGGTCGTAACCACTTTGACATTCGAAGAGTCCCCCCCCTCTATTCTAAAGTGGttacagtaaaattatattattttggctGGGTGGGGCAGGAACCTTGTAGGCCTAGGCTTAAATTGGCCCTTgagaactaaaatattatttccttgCTTCCggtgattacactggcttaatCCACAAgacaaaacacaacaatagtaaatagtattgtttggcggtagaatattgaAGAGCTGGTGGTACAATCGAGCATTCAAACGCCCCACCACGTCaaattatatttccatataCAATGTTTGTTAATATGGGTAACGCTTTCAGGTACACTACAAGCTCTCGaagctataaaattaataattggaCAGACACGAGACAATCTATTGGTAGGTAAGATGCTGCTGTTCGATGGCGATGACATGAGTTTCCGTAATGGTACGTATATCGAAATCATAatcataatgatttatttatcatagaagcattacacttccTTACTGACAGTCatattagaaactaccaccggttcggaaaagaaacaacCAGCCCTGAGAAggaccggcgaaagaaactcagcgtgttttttttatatcatgtttcgtttacaaaaaaaaaatagccatgCGGCGATCATCTCATTTCCAAGGTGTGCTTAtccataaataaaacatacacgcatttttttatagaataggaaggcggacgagcatatgggccacctgatggtaagtggtcgccaacgcccatagacattgacagtgtaagaaatgtcaaccatcgcttacatagccaatgcgccaccaaccttgggaactaagattttatgttccttgtgcttgtactacactggctcacttacccttcaaaccggaacacaacaatatcaagtactgctgttttgcggtagaatatctgatgataccTACCCTAAGTAAATAAACTAATTCTATAATTTCAGTAAAACTTCGTCCGAAAAATCCAAAATGCGAGATATGCTCTGACAATCCAAAAATTACAGCTTTATTAAACTACGAGGCGGTTTGTCGAATGCTATCTAAGGAGAAGGTATGTTAGGTGTGTTTTTATCGTATAAATAGACCGGTGGTCACCTGTGATGTGTggatagcctgtgaatgtcccactgctgggctaaaggcctcctctccctttttgaggagaaggtttggagcttattccactacgctgctccactgcgggttggtagaatacacatgtggaagaatttcagtgaaattatacacatacagatttcctcacgatgttttccttcaccgtaaagcacgagatgaattataatgacaaactaagcacatgaaaattcagcggtgcttgcccgggtttgaacccacgatcatcggttaaaattcacgcgttcttaccactatgCCATATTGCCAAGCAAGAAAGCACATAggctatacttttttttacattttacctGAACACAACCCCCGCCAccatggttggtggcgtattggcgatgaaAGGAAGGGGCGATGGTGATCACGTATCACCAGGTAGCCCGCCTGTgaaccttaaatatatattacgtatatgtaatatgtattctTATCTTGAAATTTTTTCAGGACCTAGATTTAAACATTCTACCATCAGAGAACAGAATAACAGCGGTACGATTAGCTGAAGCGCTTAAAGCGACGAACGGACACTTACTAGTGGACGTGAGGAGTGAGCCCGAATTCGAAATGTGCAatatagatggcgctgttaACTATCCATTGGAAAAGTTGCATggaaatcattttgatttacttttaaatgagaTAAAGGGCTCTTGTTGTCAAGGTTAGCGCTTTTTGTTTTGAACATCTGTTGTCGCGGGAGTACGACTCGTGTGCCCTGACGGCGAACGTCATGATgctctcttatgacgtcatgcCTTTCCGCTCTCTACGGCCTGTACTACATACTTCGTTGCCTGCCTGGccacccggagatcctgggttcaaatcccaggtcgggccaataaaaagttattgagtttttctgtcgaatattctcagtagcagcccgaagtctggaagttgttgTGTGTGCCCCGTTccacggaaagcacgtaaatttGTCgggcctgcgcctgaactctttccggtcctgtCGGATTACCGAGCCACCGTgtctgaaatcggtctggaggacattgcTTCGttgttacatattattataaaaacaataaaatttatttatttttttaagtttttttttttttaaatatatatttaactcaatataatatattggttttttataatatattgttccaGTTACGTTTATATGTAGACGGGGGAATGACTCACAAATCGCAGCTAAGAAAGTTCTAGATGTTATAGAAGATGAATATAAAGAGAAAATAAGAGACCTGACTGGCGGCTTGCACGCCTGGTCGAAGTATGTCGATGGGGCATTCCCTATATACTAGTGTTGCCATctgtgaataattaaaatatgaatttataatgttttctttttatttcctcAATGGCcacgtaatattaaaatttggagtaattaaaagtaatattaattgatgTGTACCCAACTAGTGCTCGGTACGCGGTAGCTAACTGAGAGCGTGATGACGTCATCGTGAGACTCGTTAGTGTGCGTGAGATCAACACACGTACACGTGTccacacatcaattctcgtgacaATCTTGGCACTCACAtcactcatatattttttttttaaaacatgaaatttataattactaacaAAAAAACATCTCATTCTTATTCAATTATTCTTATAatgtattctttattcaattaaatataaacaggtCAATATAAAACGTCATTCGTTTCTCATCAGGTATTGtaagttatattttgtaattttactaaaactatcagtaaaatcttaaataatgaatattttttgtctcaCTCACTCACTATCTTTTCTCGAACAAATGTCACTTCATCATATCAGCcaaaagacgtccactgctggataaaggcctcccccaaggatttccacgttggccgatcttatgctgcccgcatccaacggcttcccgcgactcgttctaagtcgtcggtccatcttgtagggggcctgcccacgctgcgtcttccggttcgtggtcgccactcgagaacctttctgccccagcggccgtcggttctgcgagcaatgtgccccgcccactgccacttcaatttagcaattcttcgggctatgttggttactttggttcgcctgcggatttcattatttctgattcgatctcgcagagaaactccgagcatagccctctccatttttttttttttatagaataggaaggtggacgagcatatgggccacctgatggtaagtggtcactaaacgcccttagacattggcattgtaagaaatgtcaaccatcgcttatagccaatgcgccaccaaccttgggatctaaaattttatgtcccttgtgcctgtaattacactggctcactcacccttcaaaccggaacacaacaatatcaagtattgctgttttgcggtagaatatctgatgagtgggtggtacctacccagacgagcttgcacaaagccctaccaccagtaaattgccCTTTGaatgaccttgagccttcttatgaggcccattgtgagcgaccacgtctctgatccataagtcatcactggcaacgcACACTgctcgaagactttcgacttgagacactgcggtatttgggatgagaagatatcgtgtagcttcccgaacgctgcccagccgagttgaattcgacgattgacctctttctcgaagttggacctacctagttggatggtcaaTAATGGGATTTGTAATGTCACTTacaaaaacacaatataaatatattttgttaatccCTCTCTTCCACCTCACCGCAACATTTCACTTCCCTTATAACCTCTTTTCTAATCATAATACCACCGTTACAATTTACTCGATcttaaaattttctaaatttaaaaatagtttaaaaatcaatttttacatctactatttttaaaatgaagtttGTTTCGATTGTTGCCAGATCAAAAAACCTTTCGGGTAATAATAACGGTGCAAAAAGAGCTAGTTTGCTTAATATACTAAGCGCTAACAAAATATGAACTACATTTAGGCTTAACTGGAGGactctaccgctaagcagcgatacttagtattgttgtgtgctGGCTTGAAGGGTGTGCGAGTGTAagtacaggtacaagggacgtaacattttCGTTCCCCAGGCgtgtggcgtattggcgatgtagggaatgtttaatattttttacatcgccaatgtttataggcggtggtgatcacttacaatCACGTGGGCCGCTTACCAGCCTACCTTCCTAGTAATTGGAGTAAGTTGGCTGCATCAGCGAGAGTTAACATTAGTTTCCTAGTCGCAGAATGGCGTTTATTCTCTTGGTCGAGATTATTTCATTAGTACACGGAGAAAGCCAACCTCGTATCCAGAATTTCAACGGCACGACGCACTCAAAATGGAGTGCATGTGATGTGCACGGTGGAATAAGCACTTTTTCCCCAATCAGAACcttttttttccgctggaaaaacgcatttacgcgtttcccccatttgaagtgggggggtatgtggggcccGCCGCCGccgaaggcgccggaatacccaccaaaaaaccagcgatacacaaaccgtcttttcgggggacgccacgggatcgcttgcgcatactaccgtgacgtcccgacggtaggtccgcctctgcaggcctccagaTTCTAAGGGGTTACAGacaccccctagccccggcgacatttacggcgggaggagaaggtttgcatagcgccgacgtcttctccccggtcttcttcggcgaagcggctcagcggaagcactgttctcacgctcccgctccgcggcctccttctgcaacatgacgttttcgcagaaagagaccatctccttccagcccctctcgctatcgatcatggcgtttatcacgctcagcagcgagaggtatccgcctacaatggccgccaggtaatggcgctgaggcccccatgcAGCACACTCAATAAGGGTGTGAcgcgctgtgtccgaaggcgcgccgcactcgtggcaggagggattgacctcccgcctcgctatccggtgcagatacctaccgaagcaaccgtgcccggtaagtacctgcgtcagcctgaatgtgagtgtgccgtgactccgttccacccagcgactcaagtggggacggactGCCTCTAatgtcgccaggcctgccgagggggaccccaggtcctcctcccacctgcgaatcaaggctcgctgggctagagccctgattcgctccacctccgccaatcctggacggtcgccactcgacctcgtttccacccggaaccggtacacttccgcaagcacctttGCCTGGAgatcccaaggcggatcgctcgcgagaagtgttgctgccgtccatgacactgtacggtaaccacgtatcgctctcaccgcttgagccttgttacgagcagtgagagcgtccacccagatgggtgcaccgtacagcgccatggagcgcaccacaccagcgtataatcgccggcaaggtgtttccggccctcctacgttGGCGGCAAGGCGGCAgcggcgttgatgagcttcgggctgagttggacaaaatgctgcccgaagcccCCAAACAGAGACCAGGCccagtgggacgttcacaggcttttcttttttttacttttaatccttatcaaaataaatatgctaTCCTTGATACAGGTTATCCAAATAGCCCATGAAGGATAGTGAGTTCCAGTCACcgaaaaaattaaagcaaaaccaaaattttaatgttatgccTCAGTACATAAGCTTAACAGCTTGTAATGCATATGTTAACTTATGtttatgtgtttaaataaataataattattattaaataacacattaatTTTAAGCATCGATTACATTTTTGACTTTTATATAGATTacgattcaaattaattttataaatataacgagACATAAAATACAAACGACGATACGAAgcgaatgtttatttattatagttaaatagtTTATAGAAtcatcaaatcttttgtcccttatcgcgtaaccagttttggtgttttggtttcgctactcaagtagcgaaacaaacttgacagttggtgcgttcattgttttttttgttcaatttttgtttatatttatgttaaaaaacgattctaatccagtgaaaagacagagaaacaatccttatatcatatcgaaggttatacaatggtgcattatcgtattatttcatgttcaAGCGATAGCAAGCAGAAAATTGCCAGCGTGTGTTTTGACGCATAAGTACGACAGTTTTGTCCCTAAATaaagtttctcagtgatgtttatttataccatagcatgacggaaccttatatcgaattaaaatcctgaagataataggttttccagtttttatcattcataacctataattatttatcatgtaagtgctgccagcgtcagttaaaaaaatgtcccgattttcgataaaaaatatcgactcgtcgacaatgtaaacaaataaatacggagtccaataacaacctaaagtgcttcgttaaatataaatatgttattttaatttattagttctcctatttttaatttcctaatgacaacattatttaacattcttcaagaatttataatattattagattccgagtcaagaggttaacgtagatatacatgtggcaaccattatttattaataatttgattgttaaaaattagATTTCAACATGAGGAGAGTtttaatccagtaccatataaagattctgaagtactattgataacggaaacaaaaacaaacaatgcaacggtttttgggtgtagttaaaaacaaaaaatattttagtataaaaaaatgtgtaataagtattaaaaagtaaaattttaaatccctcgttttgttttaattaaatcctgaaaattatttatctcctaAAACAGGGAAAGcattactatggcaacattattcgCACACATTGTTAAACCATCTTTGTGTCAATCggggtttcacggccccttggtctatttgtttctctgtctacgacgTTATTTGAGcgaaaaatattctgccaatatcacgtataaaatagatgataCATATGGTATGAGATTATTaggtttcaaatttttaatcgtttaatgatgatgaatgaaaaCTATGTTATTCTACAGTCGAtatctagaaaaatattattattaaataaaaaaaatatttgaacacagcatataaaaatataataattattataattttaatttatttcttacaataaatttaattagatatttgatACATGGTGAGTAAACTAATGTCAAAAGAAATTTCATGTTCACAGGACGTTGGAGAATCTTGGAGGAGGAGAATCTTGGAGCTTagagcaattaaaaaatatgtgctCAATTGAACCTTCGTCTAAGGCGCATTCACAAATGgagttgtatttaatttttattttagctaaATGCACAGGGGTACAGGCATGACCCAACCGAAGCCAACATAATAGACGTGACTTTACGATCCACCCCGTGATAGCGACTGGATCATGGAATAAGTGGAATGTCGGTTTGAATTGAACCATAATACTTGCACTTAATCGTTTTAGAAACAATCCACCGTTGATTCCATTCGTTACGAAGAAACTTTTCAAACATTGATGATAAATCATGATAACAATCACGAAAATGAGACATTAAACCTGATGAAGAAGCTGATTTTAGCGAGATGATCAGCCATTGTCACGAATACTACTATGACTAGGAATCCATGCAACTTTAACGGTTTGACCTTTTAGATGACAAACATAAAGAATTTCTCTAATCCGTAGAATGATAGGAAATTTTGATGAACCACGGAAAGGCTTTTGAGCTATAGCTTGAAGGCAGCTTAAGCAGTCTTTAAAAATGATGACTTTTCGAATTTCATGTGACTCAACGAATTTAATGGCTTCTAGTAAAGCTATGGATTCCCCAGTAAAAACAGATGATTTAGGAAGGCATTTGAAATTAAgaacaattttgaatttaggGATCCAGCATGCAACACCAACACAACTTTCATCAGATAATTTGGAGGCATCTGTAAATATGGTAAAGTGATCAGAAAAATCTCTACCTACAATATCAAGGAAATGACTATCAGCGCGCGCAGTTCTCTTATCGATACCCAAAGAAAGAATGATGTTGGACTTGTAAATAAGAGAATCATAAGGAATAAATAGggttaatatttgatttaaatatggGTAAGGGTAATtgagtaaatttaaaatagctttttaaGATGCatggaatattttgatttgaatttataagATTAGAAAGCTGATTTAGACAGTGAAGAAGAGGATGAGATGATGACtgtataatttttgaaataaaacgatCAGACAAGTATTGCCTACGTAAATTGAGGGGAGGTTCTACACATTCCACTTGGAGAGCATTGGTAGGAGACGATTTCATTGCCCATAGAATAATTCGGAggcatttatattgtattttattaagtttgtcTTGGGAAGCTTTATTACACTGATCTAATAAAAATGAACCATAATCAAACTGACTACGAATAATAGCatgatataatattgtttggGTAAATTGGTGTGAACCCCACCACACTCCAgacaaagcacgtaaagtctgAATATTGATTTCACATTTCTTGGATATATATTCACAATGAATTGAACCTGATAGTTTAGAAAAAGGAAGGGATTGACCatcaaaatgtataataaaatgagaaataattcttttacgggtgaatatgaaaattttacttttggAAACTGATAAAGACATACCATGCATCGACAGCCACTCCCCTAGATAGTGCAAAGCAGAGATAGGTCTACTGGTTATGTTTGTGACGTCATTAGAATTGCAATATAATGCAAAGTCATCAGCAGATTGTAAAATACTACAAAAACTATTGACTTATTTATCAAGGTCATGAGTAAAAATGCTATAAAGTAAAGGGCTTAAAACCGATCCTTGGGGCAGACCTTTGCAGATCACTCTAGGGGGTATAATTAAACCTTAATGCCTTATGTTAATAGAGCTTTCTGAAAGGagattgaaaataaagtaaacaataCTAGGAGGAAgattttattgtaacatttttatacataagctGCAGAAATATCCAAATAAACACCCACGAGAAATTCTCGGCGAGTGATAGCTAAGCGGATTTCTGAAGTTAAGACACTAAGACTGTCCATTGTACCGAAGCCTTTACGAAAACTAAATAGAGATTTAGAAAGGATCTCTCTATTTACCAATCCATTCTAACCTATTCTTTATAAAGTGTTCCATAACTTTACATAAGGTCTATATGATGAAGCATTAGGATCTTTACCTGGTTTTAGGATGGGAATAATAATTTGAGATTTCCAGGATAAAGCTTAGTCAAGCTCATTCAAGCTCAGAAGAAGTGAAAGGAATATCCATGGAATCAGAAAAAGACATTGGCAAGTTTGGGATGAAGGCAGGCGCTAATTTGTCGGCAAAATTGCATAACCAAAATGTGTCATTAGAAGAAATGTTGTGAATAGTATTAAATGACGATCTAAATTTTTTAACAGATTACCAAACAATTATTATAGGAGAACGAGGATTTAGAAGATCACAAAACTTCTTCCAgcctatttttttctttttcttaagtAGTCTTTTAGTCGTACTAGCCACATTCTTAAATTGAATGAATGTTCGATCGAGACATGCATTGTCGATAAATTGACTCGGCTGCCTTACGTCTTTTGATTGCAAGAGTACAGTCATCATCCCACCAGGGGGGCGAAGGTCGTCGttgatttttgaaatttttgatAGGAGTATGTGAGTCTGCAGCTAGGCGTATTATATCAACAAACTGATCAAAACATTCTCATGATTCATTTTGAAACTCAACATAACATCAATTGAAACTCGATATAAATCCCAGTTAGCcctatctaaaatatattttaaaagaggtTGTGATCTAGGAAacgaagtaattttttttgtgatcGACATTGTAGTGGGATAGTGATCACTACCATATGTACTCCAAAGAGTGTTCCAACATAAGATCGGAGCCAAACAAGCAGAACTAAAAGATAGCACTTTTAGGATTCTGATTAGGATATACTCGCCGATTTGGAGAACcgtcattaataaaacaaaaattagatTCATCTAACACATCTCGTAATAAAGAAGCAAAACCATCGGtcaattatagttttatttaataaaattatcagaaaaagtttttgtttcattttcatttattaggAGAAACAATAGAACCCTCAGAATAAAACTTTTCTCTAGAGTCTGGAGGTTCTGGCGAAAtatctttattcattttaagtttttaatgaaaatgtaaaaaaaaggaaGATAAGAAGTAAACATAACTTGTTTAGATACAATTTTAGGCCGTCAAACGTCAATAATTTATTCGATGTAGACCTTACACGTTGCCTTGTGGTGGACTGTCAATCTTGACAatgttttgacatattcctaacagcatatattcaattatataatgatttttttttatagaataggcaggcggacgagcatatgggccacctgatggtaagtggtcaccaacgcccataaacattggcattgtaagaaatgttaaccctcgcccacatcgccaatgctccaccaaccttgtgaactaagatgttatgtcccttgtgcctgtaattactctggctcactcacccttcaaatcggaacacaacaataccaagtactgctgttttgcggtagaatatttgatgagtgggtggtacctactcagacgagcttgcacaaagctctaccatcagtaaataaCACGATATGAAATTCTTATTCTACACGTACGAAGTCAGGACGGGCAACTagtattcttatattttaattttaccagTAACGTAATAAGAggacaaaaaattaaagtaatttttaagctGGCTGGTCGGGAGGgttcccgacctccgttttccccaccacctacaatatgggtaccttcaagtctagagtgaataggcatcttctaggcaagcgcgctccatcttagactgtatcatcactttccattaggtgtgataacagtcaagctttagcctatac encodes the following:
- the LOC126779985 gene encoding adenylyltransferase and sulfurtransferase MOCS3, coding for MDDIDRLEKEILVLRQTLQNKEKELFEIKKKFSPLLPSKIEKEVINQDECAKNNVKISNKLPRWAIERYSRQILLPEIGVRGQEKLMGAKVLVVGAGGLGCPAAVYLAGAGVGEIGIVDYDQVDVTNIHRQILHSESDQNISKALSAVESLRSINSNIKLTPYNIELNPSNALEISANYDVILDCTDNVPTRYMLNDVSVLNKMPLISGSALKMEGQLTIYGYRAETNLNQDKKYEGPCYRCVFPTPPPPEAVGSCSANGVAGPIPGVIGTLQALEAIKLIIGQTRDNLLVGKMLLFDGDDMSFRNVKLRPKNPKCEICSDNPKITALLNYEAVCRMLSKEKDLDLNILPSENRITAVRLAEALKATNGHLLVDVRSEPEFEMCNIDGAVNYPLEKLHGNHFDLLLNEIKGSCCQVTFICRRGNDSQIAAKKVLDVIEDEYKEKIRDLTGGLHAWSKYVDGAFPIY